A DNA window from Aureibaculum sp. 2308TA14-22 contains the following coding sequences:
- a CDS encoding SusD/RagB family nutrient-binding outer membrane lipoprotein — MMKKYFNKIIILVLFALVSVGCSDEYFDVNTPSNTATIDQLRMGDLLAPVIHSTMEGQRSAELAFGNYVQYFVSQGGGALGQTEASGLWSQVYLYVLPNTKALREKATELNATHYKAVADILDAINLGIATDTWDNIPYSDATQSPANNFPTFDTQEQIYSTIFALLDGAISALSAEDNSGFTLGRDDLIYGGDMEKWLRAAYTIKARYQLHLVNKGTVSPNEVLTTIANGFESNADNFLMFYDDKNINPWYSGEILARNTGNFHRDIASQLVSSMNGDYFPFQSGLEVDPRLPRFAEKPDGEDWKGFVSGAAGLAPDGSDANTGFAVDGYYTSIDSPLMLISYAEAMFIKAEAAFWANGGNTTSIGSNADTYMAYMAGVQASMDMYGVDGSAYTADGAIDVGEANLMLQHIMKEKYIHNFLNPETFVDQRRYDFSDDVFKGLTIREEEEADDNEFFGQWFRRAIYPSSELNRNEANVLANQQTPVTPVWWDQ; from the coding sequence ATGATGAAAAAATATTTTAATAAAATAATAATATTAGTACTATTTGCACTGGTTTCAGTAGGCTGTAGCGATGAGTATTTTGACGTTAATACGCCCTCAAATACTGCAACCATTGACCAACTACGAATGGGAGATTTATTAGCTCCTGTTATTCATAGTACTATGGAAGGACAACGATCTGCCGAACTGGCATTTGGTAACTACGTGCAGTATTTCGTTTCTCAAGGTGGAGGTGCTTTAGGGCAAACTGAAGCCAGTGGTCTTTGGTCGCAAGTTTATCTTTATGTTTTGCCAAATACAAAAGCGTTAAGAGAGAAAGCCACCGAATTAAATGCTACACATTATAAAGCCGTTGCAGATATATTAGACGCAATTAACTTGGGTATAGCAACTGATACTTGGGATAATATTCCCTACTCAGATGCTACACAGTCACCAGCAAATAATTTCCCTACTTTTGATACGCAAGAGCAAATTTACAGTACTATTTTTGCCTTGTTAGACGGTGCTATTTCAGCATTATCTGCTGAAGACAATTCAGGTTTTACTCTTGGTAGAGATGATTTAATTTATGGAGGTGATATGGAAAAATGGCTCAGAGCTGCCTATACCATTAAAGCCCGTTATCAATTGCATTTGGTTAATAAAGGTACGGTTTCTCCTAATGAGGTTTTAACTACTATTGCTAACGGATTTGAATCTAATGCTGATAATTTCTTAATGTTCTATGATGATAAAAATATCAATCCTTGGTATTCAGGTGAAATTTTAGCAAGAAATACTGGAAATTTCCATCGCGATATTGCCAGTCAATTGGTAAGCTCTATGAATGGAGATTATTTTCCGTTCCAAAGTGGATTAGAAGTTGACCCAAGATTACCTCGTTTTGCTGAAAAACCTGACGGAGAAGATTGGAAAGGGTTTGTTAGTGGTGCTGCTGGATTGGCACCAGATGGTTCTGATGCAAACACTGGATTTGCTGTTGATGGCTATTATACTAGTATAGATTCCCCATTAATGTTAATCAGTTATGCAGAAGCTATGTTTATCAAAGCAGAAGCTGCTTTTTGGGCAAATGGTGGAAATACAACAAGTATTGGTAGTAACGCCGATACTTACATGGCATATATGGCAGGTGTTCAAGCCAGTATGGATATGTATGGTGTAGACGGATCAGCTTATACCGCTGACGGTGCTATTGATGTTGGTGAAGCCAATTTAATGCTTCAGCATATTATGAAAGAAAAGTATATTCATAACTTCTTAAATCCTGAAACTTTTGTTGACCAAAGAAGGTACGATTTTTCTGATGACGTGTTTAAGGGACTAACTATTAGAGAGGAAGAAGAAGCAGATGATAATGAGTTCTTTGGGCAATGGTTCAGAAGAGCTATATACCCGTCATCTGAATTAAATAGGAACGAAGCCAATGTTCTTGCAAACCAACAAACTCCTGTAACCCCAGTTTGGTGGGACCAATAA
- a CDS encoding exo-beta-N-acetylmuramidase NamZ family protein yields MKRLFKNPLLFCFTLFLVSCKSSTSQSNNALKNEKIVTGAEQTEKYVPYLKGKRVAIMANPTSIIGDRHLVDSLQRLGINIVKVFGPEHGFRGNVGAGVHVKDEIDEKTGIPIVSLYGAKRKPSAKDMENVDVLIYDLQDVGVRFYTNINALARLMEVCYDNDKEMLILDRPNPNGYLIDGPVLDMKYKSGIGMFPLPMSHGLTVGEFAQMANGEGWIKSDGKAVQCKLKIIPVANYNHDMPYTLPVSPSPNLNTELSVLLYPSTCMFEGTYINHGRGTYFPFTVFGSPAYKGIYDFSFTPKSIKGMAMTPIFMDEVCYGIDLRNYDTDLLRESKQINLEWIMELYKSSPEKEKFFDGSLSNQMNNIEIQIGSGLFRQQIIDGVPEAEIRASWEPGLTNYKKMRKKYLLYP; encoded by the coding sequence ATGAAACGCCTATTTAAAAATCCACTATTATTTTGTTTTACGCTGTTTTTGGTATCGTGCAAATCATCAACATCACAAAGCAATAATGCACTAAAAAATGAAAAAATTGTTACGGGGGCTGAACAAACAGAAAAATATGTACCCTACTTAAAAGGAAAACGAGTGGCTATAATGGCCAACCCTACCAGCATCATTGGTGATAGGCATTTGGTAGATAGCCTTCAACGTTTGGGGATTAATATCGTAAAAGTATTTGGCCCTGAACATGGTTTTCGTGGTAATGTTGGGGCTGGTGTTCATGTAAAAGATGAAATAGACGAAAAAACCGGTATCCCAATTGTTTCTTTATATGGGGCTAAACGAAAGCCTTCAGCCAAGGATATGGAAAACGTGGATGTACTCATTTATGATTTGCAAGATGTAGGTGTCCGATTTTACACCAATATAAACGCATTGGCACGTTTGATGGAAGTTTGTTATGATAATGATAAGGAGATGTTAATCTTAGATCGTCCAAATCCCAATGGTTATTTGATTGATGGTCCTGTATTGGACATGAAATACAAATCAGGCATTGGGATGTTTCCATTACCGATGTCACACGGACTAACGGTTGGCGAATTTGCTCAAATGGCAAATGGAGAAGGGTGGATTAAATCTGACGGAAAAGCCGTACAATGTAAGCTGAAGATTATTCCTGTTGCTAATTACAACCACGATATGCCTTATACGTTGCCAGTGTCACCTTCGCCCAATTTAAATACGGAACTATCTGTACTTTTATACCCATCAACGTGTATGTTTGAAGGTACATATATTAATCATGGGCGAGGTACTTATTTCCCTTTTACGGTGTTTGGTAGTCCTGCTTATAAGGGTATTTATGACTTTTCTTTTACACCTAAAAGCATAAAAGGTATGGCAATGACCCCTATATTTATGGATGAAGTTTGTTATGGTATTGATTTGCGAAATTACGATACTGATTTATTACGAGAAAGCAAACAAATTAACCTAGAATGGATTATGGAATTGTATAAAAGCAGTCCAGAAAAGGAAAAGTTCTTTGATGGTAGTTTGAGCAATCAAATGAACAATATTGAAATTCAAATTGGCTCTGGTTTGTTTAGACAACAAATTATTGATGGTGTACCGGAAGCTGAAATACGAGCTAGCTGGGAACCAGGATTAACTAATTATAAAAAAATGCGAAAAAAATATTTGTTATACCCTTAA
- a CDS encoding OsmC family protein, producing the protein MTNTVKTTWKGDNQFESTNRGGNLFMADGDEKGYGPKSLMLSSLAGCSGLDVVSLLKKMRAEVDEFTMDIEANLTEEHPKFYDKVNVTYNFYGSDLKKDKIEKAVNLSVDKYCGVMEMFRQFAEVTTEIKYFEK; encoded by the coding sequence ATGACAAATACAGTAAAAACAACTTGGAAAGGCGATAATCAATTTGAATCTACCAACCGTGGGGGTAATTTATTTATGGCCGATGGCGATGAAAAAGGGTATGGGCCAAAATCATTAATGTTATCATCATTGGCAGGTTGTTCGGGTTTAGACGTTGTTTCTTTATTAAAGAAAATGCGAGCTGAAGTTGATGAATTTACAATGGATATTGAAGCTAATTTAACCGAGGAGCATCCTAAGTTTTATGATAAGGTCAATGTAACATACAATTTTTATGGTTCAGATTTAAAAAAAGATAAAATAGAAAAAGCCGTAAATTTATCTGTAGATAAATACTGTGGTGTTATGGAAATGTTCAGACAATTTGCTGAGGTTACCACAGAGATAAAGTATTTTGAAAAATAA
- a CDS encoding aminotransferase class I/II-fold pyridoxal phosphate-dependent enzyme, producing the protein MIVKNFPDRTIAINGKDYLYFGGTGYLGLATHPEFQRILMKSIQKWGTFYGSSRNSNIKLSVYNQFEDFFAQQIGAEASLTVSSGTLAGRLVIDFLEKTSPVFFHYPKTHPAILAKSSLPLFDGVHLNARLLNDKKEDIVITVDAVSGREVKPTVMDFLDKISPQKKITLVVDESHSLGVTGKNGNGIFKTIKHPVILNKIMVCSLGKALGLSGGSIAGTRKFIDALKGESVFISSSAANPAYLQTYLDAQDIYARQRQKLNKNLAYITAHLKNKNIIADKNYPAMYIENDAAYDLFLNEGIVITSFNYPTYKKKMNRIVITANHTDKDLEQLVNILNTKM; encoded by the coding sequence ATGATCGTAAAAAATTTTCCAGATAGAACCATTGCCATAAATGGGAAAGACTATCTCTATTTTGGTGGAACAGGATATTTAGGACTAGCAACTCATCCTGAATTTCAGCGTATTTTAATGAAATCTATCCAAAAATGGGGAACGTTTTACGGTAGTTCTCGAAATTCTAACATTAAACTTTCCGTTTATAATCAGTTTGAGGATTTTTTTGCACAGCAAATAGGTGCAGAAGCTTCATTAACGGTTTCTTCGGGAACATTAGCGGGTAGGTTGGTTATCGATTTTTTAGAAAAAACAAGTCCTGTTTTCTTTCATTATCCCAAAACACATCCGGCTATATTGGCAAAAAGCAGTTTGCCTTTGTTTGATGGGGTTCATTTGAATGCCAGATTATTGAACGATAAAAAGGAAGACATCGTAATTACCGTTGATGCGGTTTCCGGTCGTGAGGTCAAGCCAACGGTCATGGATTTTTTGGATAAAATATCACCTCAAAAAAAAATCACTTTAGTGGTTGATGAATCACACAGTTTGGGCGTAACAGGAAAGAATGGTAACGGAATTTTCAAAACGATTAAGCATCCGGTCATTTTAAACAAGATTATGGTTTGTTCATTGGGCAAAGCGTTGGGGCTTTCTGGAGGCAGTATTGCTGGAACACGAAAATTTATTGATGCATTAAAGGGAGAATCCGTTTTTATATCTTCATCCGCGGCCAATCCCGCATATTTGCAGACGTATTTGGATGCTCAGGACATTTATGCTCGACAACGCCAAAAACTCAACAAAAACTTGGCGTATATAACTGCCCATTTAAAGAACAAGAACATAATTGCCGATAAAAACTATCCAGCAATGTATATTGAAAACGACGCTGCTTATGACCTATTTTTAAACGAAGGAATTGTAATAACCAGCTTCAATTACCCTACCTATAAAAAGAAAATGAACCGTATTGTAATTACGGCAAATCATACCGACAAAGACCTAGAGCAGTTAGTAAATATACTTAATACAAAAATGTAA
- a CDS encoding dipeptide epimerase produces the protein MQLILRPYELKLEHTFRISREARDVQESLVVELKDGQFSGYGEATANPYYGATIEKMSSDLKALEPLINANKELEPAAFWQVMYQELRENMFALCALDLAYNDLYARKKGMKLYEYWGLDISNNPITDYTIGIDTIEKMVSKLKEKLWPLYKIKLGTEDDIAIIKELRKHTDAVFRVDANCGWSVDETLKNAIELKKLGVEFIEQPLKAGDWGGHKTLFLKSVLPIVADESCMVEADVMKCHNHFHGVNVKLTKCGGLTSGKRMLEKARKLGMSTMVGCMTESSVGISAIAHLLPLLDYVDMDGAILITNDTADGVVIENGVITYSDLNGTGVKLTR, from the coding sequence ATGCAACTGATATTAAGACCTTACGAATTAAAACTGGAACATACTTTTCGAATTTCTAGAGAAGCTAGAGATGTGCAAGAAAGTTTAGTCGTTGAGCTAAAAGATGGGCAGTTCTCAGGTTATGGTGAGGCTACCGCTAATCCTTATTACGGAGCTACTATTGAAAAAATGTCGTCCGATTTAAAAGCTTTAGAACCATTAATTAATGCAAACAAAGAGTTAGAACCTGCAGCTTTTTGGCAAGTTATGTATCAAGAGTTAAGAGAAAACATGTTCGCATTATGTGCATTAGACTTAGCGTATAACGATTTGTATGCACGAAAAAAAGGAATGAAACTATATGAATATTGGGGACTTGATATTAGCAATAATCCAATAACTGATTATACTATAGGTATTGATACCATAGAAAAAATGGTGTCTAAATTAAAAGAAAAACTCTGGCCGTTGTATAAAATAAAATTGGGAACGGAAGATGATATTGCTATAATCAAAGAATTAAGAAAACATACTGATGCTGTTTTTAGAGTAGATGCTAATTGTGGATGGTCCGTTGACGAAACCTTAAAAAATGCTATTGAATTAAAAAAGTTAGGTGTTGAATTTATTGAGCAACCATTAAAAGCAGGGGATTGGGGCGGACATAAAACTTTATTTTTAAAATCGGTTTTACCCATTGTAGCCGATGAAAGTTGCATGGTAGAAGCTGACGTTATGAAATGCCACAATCACTTTCATGGAGTAAATGTTAAATTGACCAAGTGCGGAGGATTGACTTCTGGCAAACGGATGTTAGAAAAAGCTAGAAAATTAGGCATGTCAACTATGGTGGGTTGTATGACAGAATCATCTGTGGGAATCTCTGCTATTGCTCACTTATTACCCTTGTTAGATTATGTTGATATGGACGGAGCTATATTAATTACAAACGATACTGCCGATGGTGTGGTGATTGAAAACGGCGTAATTACGTATAGTGATTTGAACGGTACTGGAGTTAAACTGACCCGTTAA
- a CDS encoding carboxymuconolactone decarboxylase family protein, which yields MPLVTPLSSEHDIETKKLAEFFNETLGFCPNSVLTMQRRPAISKAFINLNKAVMANEGRVTSALKRMIAWVSSNATGCRYCQAHAIRAAERYGAEQKQLDNIWEYRTHSAFNEAERAALDFSLAASQVPNAVDEEIKKRLYEHWDEGEIVEMLGVISLFGYLNRWNDSMGTTVEEGAIESGNQYLGKHGWEKGKHI from the coding sequence ATGCCATTAGTTACTCCTTTATCATCAGAACACGATATAGAAACCAAAAAATTAGCTGAATTTTTTAATGAAACTTTAGGTTTTTGTCCTAATTCAGTTTTAACAATGCAACGCCGACCAGCAATTAGCAAAGCTTTTATCAATTTAAATAAAGCAGTAATGGCAAATGAAGGTAGAGTAACCTCCGCCTTAAAACGAATGATTGCCTGGGTAAGTAGCAACGCTACAGGTTGTCGTTATTGCCAAGCTCATGCCATTAGAGCTGCTGAACGTTACGGAGCGGAACAGAAACAATTAGATAATATTTGGGAGTACAGAACGCATTCTGCATTCAATGAAGCCGAACGTGCTGCTCTTGATTTTTCATTGGCTGCAAGCCAAGTGCCGAATGCTGTTGATGAGGAAATCAAAAAAAGATTATATGAGCATTGGGACGAAGGCGAAATTGTAGAAATGCTAGGCGTTATTTCTCTTTTTGGATACCTAAACAGATGGAATGACTCCATGGGCACCACAGTAGAAGAAGGAGCTATTGAAAGTGGCAACCAATATTTAGGAAAACACGGATGGGAAAAAGGAAAACACATTTAA
- the recJ gene encoding single-stranded-DNA-specific exonuclease RecJ, with the protein MRWTFKPVPPSEKVSQLAKELSLDNHLTTLLVQRDIETFDEAKTFFRPNLSELHDPFLMQDMQKAVNRIKTAIANNENILIFGDYDVDGTTAVSLVSSYIKSYYPNVATYIPDRYAEGYGISFQGIDFADDNDFSLIIALDCGIKAIEKVDYATKKGIDFIICDHHRPGATLPKAVAILDPKREDCNYPYNELCGCGVGFKLVQALASKRNQTIEDLKPYLDLVATAIAADIVPMTGENRTLAYFGLEQINTNPRNGIKAIIHHIKKEILTITDVVFIIAPRINAAGRMKHGNYAVELLCEEDFDNAKNMAAGIEVFNTNRRDLDKLTTIEALQQIEENKETQHFSSVVYQEDWHKGVIGIVASRLTETYYRPTLVFTKSGHKLAASARSVSGFDVYNALEACSEYIEQFGGHKYAAGLTLLEKNYQNFKDKFEEVVKDSISKELLEPEIKIDLELELADITPKFYRILQQFSPFGPQNMKPVFVSKNVKDTGYSKKVGADGDHLKLSIISEEGIKLNGIGFNLGNRYKEISNGKPFDLVYTIDENTWNGNTSLQLNVRDIKIVE; encoded by the coding sequence ATGCGTTGGACGTTTAAACCAGTACCGCCTTCAGAAAAAGTGAGTCAATTAGCAAAAGAGTTGTCTCTTGATAATCATTTGACTACGCTTTTAGTGCAACGCGATATTGAAACTTTTGACGAGGCTAAGACTTTTTTTAGACCTAATTTATCAGAATTGCATGATCCTTTTCTTATGCAAGACATGCAAAAAGCGGTAAATCGAATTAAAACCGCCATTGCTAACAACGAAAACATTTTAATTTTTGGAGATTATGATGTTGATGGCACAACTGCGGTTTCATTAGTTTCTTCTTACATAAAAAGTTATTACCCAAATGTTGCTACGTATATTCCCGATAGATATGCCGAAGGTTATGGTATTTCTTTTCAAGGAATTGACTTTGCCGACGACAATGATTTTTCTTTAATCATTGCGTTAGATTGTGGTATAAAAGCCATTGAAAAAGTGGATTACGCCACTAAAAAAGGCATAGATTTTATTATTTGTGATCATCACAGACCAGGTGCAACCCTTCCAAAAGCAGTTGCCATTCTCGACCCAAAAAGAGAAGATTGTAATTATCCTTATAATGAATTGTGTGGTTGCGGAGTTGGTTTTAAATTGGTTCAGGCATTGGCTTCCAAACGAAATCAGACTATTGAAGATTTAAAGCCCTATTTAGATTTAGTGGCAACTGCTATTGCCGCAGATATTGTGCCCATGACTGGGGAAAACAGAACACTTGCTTATTTTGGTTTAGAGCAGATAAATACAAATCCGAGAAATGGTATAAAAGCCATAATTCATCATATAAAAAAAGAAATTCTAACTATAACAGATGTTGTTTTTATTATTGCTCCGCGTATCAATGCAGCAGGAAGAATGAAACATGGTAATTATGCCGTTGAATTACTTTGCGAAGAAGATTTTGACAATGCAAAAAACATGGCTGCTGGAATTGAAGTTTTTAATACCAATCGGCGTGATTTAGATAAATTAACAACTATTGAGGCTTTGCAACAAATAGAAGAAAATAAGGAAACTCAACATTTTTCATCTGTTGTCTATCAAGAAGATTGGCATAAAGGCGTTATCGGTATTGTGGCATCTCGTTTAACGGAAACCTATTACCGACCTACACTCGTCTTTACAAAAAGTGGCCATAAATTAGCAGCTTCTGCCCGCTCTGTAAGTGGGTTTGATGTTTATAATGCCTTAGAAGCTTGCTCAGAATATATTGAACAATTTGGTGGACATAAATACGCAGCGGGGCTTACCCTTTTGGAAAAAAATTATCAGAATTTTAAAGACAAATTTGAAGAAGTGGTTAAGGATAGTATTTCTAAAGAATTATTAGAGCCCGAAATAAAAATTGATTTAGAGCTAGAATTAGCTGACATTACACCTAAATTTTACAGGATTTTACAGCAATTCTCCCCTTTTGGTCCACAAAACATGAAACCTGTTTTTGTAAGTAAAAATGTAAAAGACACAGGCTATTCCAAAAAAGTTGGTGCAGACGGAGATCACTTAAAATTGAGTATTATTTCGGAAGAGGGTATAAAATTGAACGGCATAGGTTTTAATCTGGGTAATAGGTATAAAGAAATTTCTAACGGTAAACCTTTTGACCTTGTCTATACTATTGATGAAAATACGTGGAATGGAAATACTTCGCTACAACTAAATGTTAGGGATATAAAAATAGTCGAATAA
- a CDS encoding endonuclease domain-containing protein → MRNKIIPYNPELKILARQLRKNSTLPEVLLWQKIKKKSLGVQFHRQVPMLNYIVDFYCHEIGLVIEIDGKSHDFNFLNDADRQGKIEAYGVQFLRFSNDDILNNMFSVSLILEKKVNELLE, encoded by the coding sequence ATGCGAAACAAAATAATTCCATACAACCCAGAATTAAAAATATTAGCTCGTCAACTAAGAAAGAATAGTACTTTGCCAGAAGTATTATTATGGCAAAAAATAAAGAAAAAATCTCTAGGAGTTCAATTTCATAGACAAGTACCAATGCTCAATTACATTGTTGATTTTTACTGTCATGAGATTGGCTTAGTAATAGAAATTGATGGTAAAAGTCATGATTTTAACTTTTTGAACGATGCAGACAGACAAGGTAAAATTGAAGCCTATGGAGTTCAATTTTTGAGATTTTCTAATGATGACATATTGAATAATATGTTTAGTGTGTCGTTGATTCTTGAAAAGAAAGTTAATGAATTATTAGAATAA
- the rpe gene encoding ribulose-phosphate 3-epimerase, protein MSHLIAPSILAADFANLQRDVEMINHSDADWFHIDVMDGMFVPNISFGIPVIKAIKKYAKKPMDVHLMIVDPDRYIKDFKNAGADILTVHYETCNHLHRTIQAIKAEGMQAGVVLNPHTPIAVLEDIIRDLDLVVLMSVNPGFGGQSFIENTYKKVIQLKDLIEKSGSKALIEIDGGVNDKNAPKLVAAGADVLVAGSFVFKSEHPKETIAGLKKS, encoded by the coding sequence ATGAGTCACTTAATTGCTCCTTCCATTTTAGCGGCCGATTTTGCCAACCTACAACGCGATGTAGAAATGATAAATCATAGCGATGCCGATTGGTTTCATATTGATGTAATGGACGGCATGTTTGTACCTAATATTTCATTCGGAATTCCAGTTATAAAAGCCATTAAAAAGTATGCTAAAAAGCCTATGGATGTACATTTAATGATTGTAGATCCAGATCGGTATATAAAAGACTTTAAAAATGCTGGAGCGGATATTTTAACGGTGCATTACGAAACGTGTAATCACCTACACAGAACCATTCAAGCCATAAAAGCAGAAGGGATGCAAGCAGGTGTGGTATTGAACCCCCACACTCCAATTGCTGTGCTGGAAGATATTATACGCGACTTGGATTTGGTAGTATTAATGAGCGTAAACCCTGGTTTTGGTGGACAATCATTTATTGAAAATACCTACAAAAAAGTAATACAGCTTAAAGATTTAATTGAAAAATCAGGCTCAAAAGCATTGATTGAAATTGACGGCGGCGTAAACGATAAAAATGCACCGAAACTTGTTGCCGCTGGTGCAGATGTGTTGGTTGCTGGTAGTTTTGTGTTTAAGAGTGAGCATCCGAAAGAAACGATTGCTGGGTTGAAGAAAAGCTAG
- a CDS encoding sigma-70 family RNA polymerase sigma factor, whose translation MRQLKITKQVTNRETASLDKYLQEIGKVDLITADMEVELAQRIKAGDQVALERLTKANLRFVVSVAKQYQNQGLTLPDLINEGNLGLIKAAKRFDETRGFKFISYAVWWIRQSILQALAEQSRIVRLPLNKIGSINKINKTYARLEQDNERPPSAEEIAKELDMTINDVKESLKNAGRHVSMDAPLIQGEDSNLYDVLRSGESPNPDKSLLHESLKVEIERALETLTPREADVVALYFGLGEAQPMTLEEIGETFDLTRERVRQIKEKAIRRLKHTSRSKILRTYLG comes from the coding sequence ATGAGACAACTTAAAATTACAAAGCAGGTAACTAATCGCGAAACAGCATCATTAGATAAATACTTACAAGAAATTGGTAAGGTAGATCTAATTACTGCTGATATGGAAGTGGAATTAGCTCAACGTATTAAAGCTGGAGATCAAGTGGCTTTAGAGCGTTTGACTAAGGCTAACTTGCGTTTCGTAGTATCTGTTGCCAAGCAGTATCAAAATCAAGGCTTAACCTTACCCGATTTAATTAATGAAGGTAATTTAGGTTTGATTAAAGCTGCTAAACGTTTTGATGAAACTAGAGGTTTTAAGTTTATTTCTTACGCGGTATGGTGGATTAGACAATCTATTTTACAAGCATTGGCTGAGCAATCTAGAATTGTACGTTTGCCTTTAAATAAAATTGGTTCTATTAACAAGATTAATAAAACCTATGCTCGTTTAGAACAAGATAATGAAAGACCACCTTCTGCAGAGGAAATTGCAAAGGAGTTGGATATGACCATTAACGATGTAAAAGAGTCGTTGAAAAATGCAGGTCGTCATGTATCTATGGATGCTCCTTTAATTCAAGGAGAAGATTCTAATTTATATGATGTATTGCGTTCTGGTGAATCTCCAAATCCAGATAAAAGCTTATTACACGAATCTTTAAAAGTTGAGATAGAGCGTGCTTTAGAAACCTTAACACCGAGAGAAGCTGATGTTGTTGCTTTGTATTTTGGATTGGGTGAAGCTCAACCAATGACGTTAGAAGAAATTGGTGAAACTTTCGATTTAACTCGCGAAAGAGTACGTCAAATTAAAGAAAAAGCTATTAGAAGATTAAAACATACTTCAAGAAGTAAAATTTTAAGAACCTATTTGGGGTAA